From Deinococcus aquaticus, one genomic window encodes:
- the fusA gene encoding elongation factor G, giving the protein MTTKAQSYLTHFRNIGIAAHIDAGKTTTTERILYYTGRTHNIGEVHDGAATMDWMEQERERGITITAAATTAKWKHSATGEEYTVNIIDTPGHVDFTIEVERSMRVLDGAVAVFDSSQGVEPQSETVWRQADRYGVPRIAFSNKMDKTGASFELVLNDIKERLGAVAAPIQYPMGAENEFKGIIDIVRQRAHFYTNDLGTDIEETDIPAEYADKVVEIRAQLIEAAAEVDEDLMMKYLEGEEPTVEELVAAIRKGTIEKRIFPVLCGSALKNKGVQLLLDAVIDYLPSPLEVPAIKGKIEDSEETQEFPADPEGKLAALAFKIMADPYVGRLTFVRIYSGTLQSGSYVYNATKEKRERVGRLLRMHANSREEVTELKAGELGAVIGLKDAGTGNTLIGDGDDKVLLESIDVPEPVIKLAIEPKTKADQEKMGIGLQKLAEEDPTFRVESDQESGQTTIAGMGELHLEILVDRLRREYKVEANVGAPQVAYRETITKQVEVDSKFARQSGGRGQYGHVKLRVEPLEPGAGFIFENAVVGGTVPKEYIGPAQKGVEEAMQSGPMLGFPVVDVKVTIYDGSYHEVDSSEMAFKIAGSMGLKEAVQKGSPAILEPVMRVEVTVPDDFMGDIIGDLNSRRGQIQGMEARGNAQIVKAFVPLSEMFGYATDMRSKTQGRASYSMFFDHYTQVPNNIAQALIKK; this is encoded by the coding sequence ATGACCACCAAAGCCCAGAGCTATCTGACCCACTTCCGCAACATCGGGATTGCCGCGCACATCGACGCCGGTAAGACCACCACCACCGAGCGCATCCTGTACTACACCGGACGCACCCACAACATCGGCGAAGTGCACGACGGCGCCGCCACCATGGACTGGATGGAGCAGGAGCGCGAGCGCGGCATCACCATCACCGCCGCCGCCACCACCGCCAAGTGGAAGCACTCCGCGACCGGCGAAGAGTACACCGTCAACATCATCGACACGCCCGGCCACGTGGACTTCACCATTGAAGTCGAACGCAGCATGCGCGTGCTCGACGGTGCCGTCGCGGTGTTCGACTCCAGCCAGGGCGTCGAGCCCCAGAGTGAGACCGTGTGGCGTCAGGCCGACCGTTACGGCGTGCCCCGCATCGCGTTCAGCAACAAGATGGACAAGACCGGCGCCAGCTTCGAACTGGTGCTGAACGACATCAAAGAGCGCCTCGGTGCCGTCGCCGCGCCCATCCAGTACCCCATGGGTGCCGAGAACGAGTTCAAGGGCATCATCGACATCGTGCGTCAGCGCGCCCACTTCTACACCAACGACCTGGGCACCGACATCGAGGAAACCGACATCCCGGCCGAGTACGCCGACAAGGTCGTCGAGATCCGCGCGCAGCTGATCGAAGCCGCCGCTGAAGTCGACGAGGACCTGATGATGAAGTACCTCGAAGGCGAGGAACCCACCGTCGAGGAACTCGTGGCCGCCATCCGCAAGGGCACCATCGAGAAGCGCATCTTCCCCGTCCTGTGCGGAAGCGCGCTGAAGAACAAGGGCGTGCAGCTGCTGCTCGACGCCGTCATCGACTACCTGCCCAGCCCGCTGGAAGTTCCGGCGATCAAGGGCAAGATCGAAGACAGCGAAGAAACCCAGGAGTTCCCCGCGGACCCCGAGGGCAAACTGGCCGCGCTGGCCTTCAAGATCATGGCCGACCCCTACGTGGGCCGCCTGACCTTCGTGCGCATCTACTCGGGCACCCTGCAGTCCGGCAGCTACGTGTACAACGCGACCAAAGAGAAGCGTGAACGCGTGGGCCGCCTGCTGCGCATGCACGCCAACAGCCGCGAGGAAGTCACCGAACTGAAGGCCGGGGAACTCGGCGCCGTGATCGGCCTGAAAGACGCCGGCACCGGCAACACCCTGATCGGCGACGGCGACGACAAGGTCCTGCTGGAAAGCATCGACGTGCCCGAGCCCGTCATCAAGCTCGCCATCGAGCCCAAGACGAAAGCCGACCAGGAAAAAATGGGCATCGGCCTGCAGAAACTGGCCGAAGAGGATCCCACCTTCCGCGTGGAGTCCGACCAGGAAAGCGGTCAGACCACCATCGCCGGCATGGGCGAACTGCACCTGGAAATCCTGGTGGACCGCCTGCGCCGCGAGTACAAGGTCGAAGCGAACGTCGGCGCCCCCCAGGTCGCCTACCGCGAAACCATCACCAAGCAGGTCGAGGTGGACAGCAAGTTCGCCCGTCAGTCCGGTGGTCGCGGTCAGTACGGTCACGTGAAACTGCGCGTGGAACCCCTGGAACCCGGCGCTGGCTTCATCTTCGAGAACGCCGTCGTCGGCGGCACCGTGCCCAAGGAATACATCGGGCCAGCCCAGAAGGGTGTTGAAGAAGCCATGCAGAGCGGCCCCATGCTGGGCTTCCCCGTGGTCGACGTGAAAGTCACCATCTACGACGGCAGCTACCACGAAGTGGACTCCTCGGAAATGGCCTTCAAGATCGCGGGCTCCATGGGCCTCAAGGAAGCCGTCCAGAAGGGCAGCCCCGCCATCCTGGAACCTGTCATGCGCGTCGAGGTCACCGTGCCCGACGACTTCATGGGCGACATTATCGGCGACCTGAACAGCCGCCGCGGCCAGATCCAGGGTATGGAAGCCCGCGGGAACGCGCAGATCGTCAAGGCCTTCGTGCCCCTGAGCGAGATGTTCGGTTACGCGACCGACATGCGCTCCAAGACCCAGGGCCGCGCCAGCTACAGCATGTTCTTCGACCACTACACCCAGGTGCCGAACAACATCGCCCAGGCGCTCATCAAGAAGTAA
- a CDS encoding adenylate kinase — MRRIIVIGTTGSGKTTFARALASRLGVPHGEQDAWNHGPDWQETPLPLFRAQVAAFTAADTWVMDGNYSKARDLGWARADTLVWLDYTAPVVFWRVLTRTVRRVVTREELWNGNRETLRSALQPDGPVRWFFRTHWQRRRDTPAQAAAHPHLTLIRLRTPAQAAAWLRAQGDTVD; from the coding sequence ATGCGCAGAATCATCGTGATCGGCACGACCGGCAGCGGCAAGACTACCTTCGCCCGCGCCCTCGCCTCCCGGCTGGGCGTCCCGCACGGCGAGCAGGACGCCTGGAACCATGGGCCGGACTGGCAGGAAACGCCGCTGCCGCTGTTCCGGGCGCAGGTTGCCGCCTTCACCGCCGCCGACACCTGGGTCATGGACGGCAACTACAGCAAGGCCCGCGACCTGGGCTGGGCGCGTGCCGACACGCTCGTGTGGCTGGACTACACGGCGCCCGTCGTGTTCTGGCGCGTCCTGACCCGCACGGTGCGCCGCGTGGTGACCCGAGAGGAACTCTGGAACGGCAACCGTGAGACGCTGCGCAGTGCCCTGCAACCCGACGGCCCGGTCCGATGGTTCTTCCGCACCCACTGGCAGCGCCGCCGCGACACCCCCGCGCAGGCCGCCGCCCACCCGCACCTGACCCTGATCCGCCTGCGGACCCCCGCCCAGGCTGCTGCGTGGCTGCGGGCGCAGGGAGACACGGTGGACTGA
- a CDS encoding M48 family metallopeptidase: MNGAAGTNDWQVAGIPVLVKRSARRRTVALQVKPGEVTLYAPTRVPDTKLLEILDARRDWVAGHLAQYARMIPSAPPALTDGQSLAFLGDTLTLRLSEGVTRPARHGDTLNLPTHHPDAALEAWTRHAAHEPYRALVAGYAAQLGAQGRLRRVVVAGARGRWGSCTSNGDIRLHWRLSRAPLPVLHYVALHEAAHLLELNHSPRYWAHVARLMPDWQTHRAWLRAHGHTL, translated from the coding sequence ATGAACGGCGCGGCAGGCACGAACGACTGGCAGGTGGCCGGAATTCCCGTGCTCGTGAAACGCAGCGCCAGACGCCGCACCGTGGCTCTGCAGGTGAAACCCGGCGAGGTCACGCTGTACGCCCCCACCCGCGTGCCCGACACGAAACTGCTGGAGATCCTGGACGCCCGGCGCGACTGGGTGGCCGGGCACCTCGCGCAGTACGCCCGGATGATTCCGTCGGCGCCTCCGGCACTGACGGACGGCCAGTCGCTCGCGTTCCTGGGCGACACCCTGACCCTGCGCCTCTCGGAAGGCGTGACCCGCCCCGCCCGGCACGGCGACACGCTGAACCTGCCCACCCATCACCCGGACGCCGCCCTGGAAGCCTGGACGCGCCACGCCGCGCACGAACCGTACCGCGCCCTGGTGGCCGGGTATGCCGCCCAGCTGGGCGCACAGGGCCGGCTGCGGCGCGTGGTGGTGGCCGGCGCCCGGGGCCGCTGGGGCAGTTGCACCTCGAATGGCGACATCCGGCTGCACTGGCGCCTGAGCCGCGCACCACTGCCGGTCCTGCACTATGTCGCGTTGCATGAGGCCGCGCACCTGCTCGAACTGAACCACTCGCCGCGCTACTGGGCGCACGTGGCCCGCCTCATGCCCGACTGGCAGACCCACCGCGCGTGGCTGCGGGCGCACGGGCACACGCTCTGA
- a CDS encoding PQQ-dependent sugar dehydrogenase, whose protein sequence is MTLRFPARACLLLSGVLLAGPGAAAQTAAPSVTFQPFVSGLTQVTALTHAGDGSGRLFVTQQDGRVRVVTGGRVQPQVFLDLRALTRAGGERGLLGLAFDPAFQTNRRLYVHYTDRSGNTVLARYVAAASGTTADPASAKTLFTARQPYSNHNGGQLAFGPDGFLYLGLGDGGSGGDPQNLAQNLSSPLGKLLRFDVRGEAARPAPGNPFLTRTGANPNIWAYGLRNPWRFSFDRQTGDLIIADVGQNAFEEIDFQPRASRGGENYGWRPREGRQCFEPNCSAQGFVDPVLVYGRQEGQSVTGGFVYRGAAIPALKGQYVFADFASGTVWAAPARGQAWTKRTLGRVDNPSTFGEDERGELYVAEYSSGRLLKLAPGR, encoded by the coding sequence ATGACCCTGCGTTTCCCGGCCCGCGCCTGCCTGCTCCTGTCCGGTGTCCTGCTGGCCGGCCCCGGGGCGGCGGCCCAGACAGCCGCGCCGTCCGTGACCTTCCAGCCGTTCGTGAGCGGCCTGACGCAGGTCACGGCCCTCACGCATGCTGGGGACGGCTCCGGGCGGCTGTTCGTCACGCAGCAGGACGGCCGGGTGCGGGTCGTCACGGGTGGGCGCGTGCAGCCGCAGGTGTTCCTGGACCTGCGTGCCCTGACCCGCGCGGGCGGCGAACGCGGCCTGCTGGGGCTGGCCTTCGACCCGGCCTTCCAGACCAACCGCCGCCTGTACGTGCATTACACCGACCGCTCCGGAAACACCGTCCTGGCCCGCTATGTGGCGGCTGCCAGCGGCACGACCGCCGACCCGGCCAGCGCGAAGACGCTGTTCACGGCCCGTCAGCCGTACTCGAACCACAACGGCGGTCAGCTCGCCTTCGGCCCAGACGGGTTCCTGTACCTGGGCCTGGGGGACGGCGGGTCCGGCGGCGACCCGCAGAACCTCGCGCAGAACCTCTCCTCGCCGCTGGGGAAACTGCTGCGCTTCGATGTGCGCGGCGAGGCCGCCCGACCCGCGCCCGGCAACCCCTTCCTGACCCGCACGGGCGCGAACCCGAACATCTGGGCGTACGGCCTGCGCAACCCCTGGCGGTTCTCCTTCGACCGGCAGACCGGCGACCTGATCATCGCGGACGTCGGCCAGAACGCCTTCGAGGAGATCGACTTCCAGCCGCGCGCCAGCCGGGGCGGCGAGAACTACGGCTGGCGTCCCCGCGAGGGCCGGCAGTGCTTCGAGCCGAACTGCTCCGCGCAGGGTTTCGTGGACCCGGTGCTGGTGTACGGCCGCCAGGAAGGGCAGAGCGTCACGGGCGGCTTCGTGTACCGGGGCGCAGCCATTCCCGCCCTGAAAGGCCAGTACGTGTTCGCGGACTTCGCCAGCGGCACCGTGTGGGCCGCGCCCGCCCGGGGTCAGGCCTGGACGAAACGCACCCTGGGCCGCGTGGACAACCCCAGCACCTTCGGCGAGGACGAACGCGGTGAACTGTACGTAGCCGAGTACTCCAGCGGCCGCTTGCTGAAACTCGCGCCCGGCCGCTGA
- the rpsG gene encoding 30S ribosomal protein S7, translating to MARRRQAEVRVIQPDLVYQDVLVSATINRIMQDGKKNLASRIFYGAMKLVQERTGQESLKIFKQAFDNVKPRVEVRSRRVGGSTYQVPVEVSARRQQSLTLRWMMAAVESRPERTAIERLAGEIMDAAQGRGGAIKKKDDIERMAEANRAYAHYRW from the coding sequence ATGGCACGTCGCCGCCAAGCAGAAGTGCGCGTCATTCAGCCCGACCTGGTCTACCAGGACGTGCTGGTGAGCGCGACCATCAACCGCATCATGCAGGATGGCAAGAAGAACCTCGCCAGCCGCATCTTCTACGGAGCCATGAAGCTCGTGCAGGAACGCACCGGCCAGGAGTCCCTGAAGATCTTCAAGCAGGCCTTCGACAACGTCAAACCCCGCGTCGAAGTCCGTAGCCGCCGCGTCGGCGGCAGCACCTACCAGGTGCCCGTCGAGGTCAGCGCCCGCCGTCAGCAGAGCCTCACGCTGCGCTGGATGATGGCCGCCGTCGAGAGCCGCCCCGAGCGCACCGCCATCGAGCGCCTCGCCGGTGAAATCATGGACGCCGCGCAGGGCCGTGGCGGCGCCATCAAGAAGAAAGACGACATCGAGCGCATGGCGGAAGCCAACCGCGCCTACGCGCACTACCGCTGGTAA
- a CDS encoding neutral zinc metallopeptidase, with protein MDWKNLPGSGGNVEDRRGRGGLPGGGIAVGGVGGLIIALIAMFFGIDPGAILGGDTGTTQTQSQSQSAQPQADDEAYQFVNSTYRSTNQVWDGIFTQAGRTYNEPRLTLYTQGTQSACGAANSAVGPFYCPADQRIYLDTSFFTQMDRQLGGGGDFAYSYVIAHEVGHHVQNELGIADQVERKQRSARTEAEANSYSVRLELQADCFAGVWGNKVQTQAKLTQQDIREAINTAQAIGDDNLQRQSGSRVVPDSFTHGSAQQRINWFTKGFKSGDANGCDTFAVNYNQL; from the coding sequence ATGGACTGGAAAAATCTTCCCGGTAGCGGAGGCAACGTCGAGGACCGGCGCGGCAGGGGCGGCCTGCCCGGCGGCGGCATTGCCGTCGGGGGCGTCGGGGGCCTGATCATCGCCCTGATCGCCATGTTCTTCGGGATCGACCCCGGCGCGATCCTGGGCGGCGACACGGGCACCACGCAGACCCAGAGTCAGTCGCAGTCGGCGCAGCCACAGGCAGACGACGAGGCGTACCAGTTCGTGAACAGCACCTATCGCAGCACCAATCAGGTGTGGGACGGCATCTTCACGCAGGCGGGCCGCACGTACAACGAGCCCCGCCTGACCCTGTACACCCAGGGCACCCAGAGCGCCTGCGGAGCTGCCAATTCGGCCGTCGGCCCCTTCTACTGCCCGGCCGACCAGAGAATCTACCTGGACACCAGTTTCTTCACGCAGATGGACCGGCAGCTCGGCGGCGGTGGCGACTTCGCCTATTCGTACGTGATTGCCCACGAGGTCGGCCACCACGTGCAGAACGAACTCGGCATCGCCGATCAGGTCGAGCGCAAGCAGCGCAGCGCGCGCACCGAGGCCGAAGCGAACAGCTACAGCGTGCGCCTGGAACTCCAGGCCGACTGCTTCGCCGGCGTGTGGGGCAACAAGGTGCAGACCCAGGCGAAACTGACCCAGCAGGACATCCGCGAGGCCATCAACACCGCGCAGGCCATCGGGGACGACAACCTGCAGCGCCAGTCGGGCAGCCGCGTCGTGCCGGACTCGTTCACGCACGGCAGCGCCCAGCAGCGCATCAACTGGTTCACCAAGGGCTTCAAGAGCGGAGACGCCAACGGCTGCGACACCTTCGCCGTCAACTACAACCAGCTGTAG
- the hflX gene encoding GTPase HflX has product MDKVHGNTSGLRPAQLKSLGNLYRRRIDPGRVGSPELARNLAELSNDIRREVSVLIDRRGRVISVSVADAKGTEFPDLRMGENRLSGFHLLHTHPRGGGLSKGDLSTLFLRRLDAVTAVEVRNEGQPGLVHTAHLTPPGTVGEEEDWRILPPVPTFQIDEFDLGAQVQALEEEIARAARTRESKKDHERAILVQIDQGEFDAEERLDELAELARTAGAEVVHKELVYRKNLKAGTLVGAGKLEELTSRAYHLDADLLIFGQELGPAQAREIEAATGLKIIDRTQLILDIFALHAQGVESRLQVELAQLRYMKPRLLGAGAALSRIGGGGGSAAGGAIGTRGPGETKLELDRRRINDRLSFLEKQLEGVAQRREERRKTRERNAVPVISIVGYTNAGKSTLLNTFTHAAEEPRRVLAENKLFATLRPTSRQGYLEGIGPVVLTDTVGFIRDLPKDLTRAFRSTLEEIGDADVLLHVVDAASPGADTRLDAVNRILEDLGFRDLPTVVALNKADAADPEALERQIDRTDGGIPVSALRNVGLGDLKDALTDAVALVQRQELAAREEARDLAAQYR; this is encoded by the coding sequence ATAGATAAAGTACACGGCAACACCTCGGGCCTGAGGCCCGCACAGCTGAAGTCCCTGGGGAACCTGTACCGCCGCCGGATCGATCCGGGCCGCGTGGGCTCGCCGGAACTGGCGCGGAATCTCGCGGAACTGTCGAACGACATCCGCCGTGAGGTGAGTGTGCTGATCGACCGGCGTGGCCGCGTGATCAGCGTCAGCGTGGCCGACGCCAAGGGCACCGAATTCCCGGACCTGCGCATGGGCGAGAACCGCCTGAGCGGCTTTCACCTGCTGCACACCCACCCGCGCGGCGGCGGCCTGAGCAAGGGCGACCTGTCCACGCTGTTCCTGCGCCGCCTGGACGCCGTGACGGCCGTCGAGGTGCGGAACGAGGGCCAGCCGGGACTGGTGCACACCGCGCACCTGACGCCCCCCGGCACGGTCGGCGAGGAAGAGGACTGGCGCATCCTGCCGCCCGTCCCGACCTTCCAGATCGACGAGTTCGACCTGGGCGCGCAGGTGCAGGCGCTGGAGGAGGAAATCGCCCGCGCCGCCCGCACCCGCGAGTCGAAGAAGGACCACGAGCGCGCCATTCTGGTGCAGATCGACCAGGGGGAATTCGACGCCGAGGAACGCCTGGACGAACTGGCCGAACTGGCCCGCACCGCCGGGGCGGAGGTCGTGCACAAGGAACTGGTGTACCGCAAGAACCTGAAGGCCGGCACCCTGGTCGGGGCGGGCAAGCTGGAAGAACTCACCAGCCGCGCCTACCACCTGGACGCGGACCTGCTGATCTTCGGCCAGGAACTCGGCCCGGCCCAGGCGCGTGAGATCGAGGCCGCCACGGGCCTGAAGATCATCGACCGCACGCAGCTGATCCTGGATATCTTCGCGCTGCACGCGCAGGGCGTGGAATCGCGCCTGCAGGTGGAGCTCGCGCAGCTGCGCTACATGAAACCCCGCCTGCTGGGCGCGGGCGCGGCCCTGTCCCGCATCGGCGGGGGCGGCGGCAGCGCGGCCGGCGGAGCGATCGGCACGCGCGGCCCCGGCGAGACGAAACTGGAGCTGGACCGCCGCCGCATCAACGACCGGCTGTCCTTCCTCGAGAAGCAGCTTGAAGGGGTCGCGCAGCGCCGCGAGGAACGCCGCAAGACCCGCGAACGCAACGCCGTGCCCGTGATCTCCATCGTGGGGTACACCAACGCGGGCAAGAGCACCCTGCTGAACACCTTCACGCACGCCGCCGAGGAGCCCCGGCGCGTGCTGGCCGAGAACAAACTGTTCGCCACGCTGCGCCCCACCAGCCGCCAGGGCTACCTGGAAGGCATCGGGCCGGTCGTACTGACCGACACCGTGGGCTTCATCCGTGACCTGCCCAAGGACCTCACGCGCGCGTTCCGGTCCACCCTGGAGGAGATCGGGGACGCGGACGTGCTGCTGCACGTGGTCGACGCCGCCAGCCCCGGCGCGGACACCCGCCTGGACGCCGTGAACCGCATTCTGGAAGACCTGGGCTTCCGGGACCTGCCGACCGTGGTGGCGCTGAACAAGGCCGACGCCGCCGACCCAGAAGCGCTGGAACGCCAGATCGACCGCACGGACGGCGGCATTCCCGTCAGCGCGCTGCGGAACGTGGGCCTTGGCGACCTCAAGGACGCCCTGACCGACGCGGTTGCCCTGGTGCAACGCCAGGAACTCGCCGCGCGGGAAGAGGCGCGGGATCTGGCCGCCCAGTACCGCTGA
- a CDS encoding ABC transporter ATP-binding protein, which produces MTHTLPHRPSRTGDPATDPLTRPATLELVGLGKRYAPGLPPVVDDLNLRVESGELLTLLGPSGCGKTTTLRLIAGLERPDSGEIRIDGRIVTAPFTPPERRGVGLVFQDYALFPHLNVLGNVLFGLRHLPRHERLPRARETLSLVGLTVFETRRPDQLSGGQQQRVALARALAPRPSLLLLDEPFSNLDAQLRHSTRQEVRAILRRAGTTAILVTHDQEEALAFSDRLVVMRGGRVEQSGPPHEVYARPGTAFVANFLGRSNLLGGTADRFMARTALGVLPLSEAASGPVLVSVRPEHLTFTDDPQGTPVTIVAREFKGHDVTYTVRLDNSQELLVHVPSDTVRPEGSAARVSVTHPARAVPSSV; this is translated from the coding sequence ATGACCCACACACTCCCCCACAGACCCTCCCGGACGGGCGACCCCGCGACCGATCCCCTCACCCGCCCAGCCACCCTGGAACTGGTAGGCCTGGGTAAACGCTACGCGCCGGGCCTGCCGCCCGTCGTGGACGACCTGAACCTCCGGGTGGAGAGCGGCGAACTGCTGACCCTGCTGGGCCCCAGCGGGTGCGGCAAGACCACCACCCTGCGCCTGATCGCCGGCCTGGAACGCCCGGACAGCGGCGAGATCCGCATTGACGGCCGCATCGTCACCGCGCCCTTCACGCCCCCCGAACGGCGCGGCGTGGGTCTGGTCTTTCAGGATTACGCGCTGTTCCCGCACCTGAACGTGCTGGGGAACGTGCTGTTCGGCCTGCGGCACCTGCCGCGCCACGAACGCCTGCCCCGCGCCCGCGAGACCCTGTCCCTGGTGGGCCTGACCGTCTTCGAGACGCGCCGCCCGGACCAGCTGAGTGGCGGGCAGCAGCAGCGCGTCGCCCTGGCCCGCGCGCTGGCCCCCCGCCCCAGCCTGCTGCTGCTGGACGAACCCTTCAGTAACCTCGACGCGCAGCTGCGCCACTCGACCCGCCAGGAGGTGCGGGCCATCCTGCGCCGCGCCGGCACGACCGCCATCCTGGTCACGCACGACCAGGAGGAGGCGCTGGCGTTCAGCGACCGGCTGGTCGTCATGCGCGGCGGCCGCGTCGAGCAGAGCGGCCCCCCGCACGAGGTGTACGCCCGGCCCGGCACGGCGTTCGTGGCGAACTTCCTGGGCCGCAGCAACCTGCTGGGCGGCACCGCCGACCGCTTCATGGCCCGCACGGCGCTGGGTGTCCTGCCGCTCTCCGAGGCGGCCAGCGGCCCGGTGCTGGTCAGCGTCCGCCCGGAGCACCTGACCTTCACGGACGACCCGCAGGGCACGCCCGTCACCATCGTCGCCCGTGAATTCAAGGGCCACGACGTCACGTACACCGTCCGCCTCGACAACAGCCAGGAACTGCTGGTGCACGTGCCCAGCGACACCGTCCGACCCGAAGGCAGCGCGGCCCGCGTGAGCGTCACGCACCCCGCCCGCGCCGTTCCGTCATCCGTTTGA
- the rpsL gene encoding 30S ribosomal protein S12 produces MPTTQQLLRKGRKTIQKKSKVPALKGSPFRRGVCTVVKTTTPKKPNSALRKIARVRLSSAFEVTAYIPGEGHNLQEHSVVLIRGGRVKDLPGVRYHIVRGSLDTQGVKDRNKSRSKYGTKKPKAGAAAAGAKKK; encoded by the coding sequence CTGCCTACCACCCAGCAACTGCTCCGTAAGGGTCGCAAGACGATCCAGAAGAAGAGCAAGGTCCCTGCCCTCAAAGGCAGCCCCTTCCGCCGCGGCGTGTGCACGGTCGTCAAGACCACCACCCCCAAGAAGCCGAACTCGGCTCTGCGTAAGATCGCCCGCGTGCGTCTGTCCAGCGCCTTCGAAGTCACCGCGTACATCCCCGGTGAAGGCCACAACCTGCAGGAGCACAGCGTCGTGCTGATCCGCGGCGGCCGTGTGAAGGACCTTCCCGGTGTGCGTTACCACATCGTGCGCGGTAGCCTCGACACCCAGGGCGTCAAGGACCGTAACAAGAGCCGCTCCAAGTACGGCACCAAGAAGCCCAAGGCCGGCGCCGCCGCTGCGGGCGCGAAGAAGAAGTAA
- a CDS encoding endonuclease/exonuclease/phosphatase family protein, translated as MKFAWMTLLLVCLTWALGEWPAERTLPTLLLAYAPPLLWVLATLPALAWALWRHQGRRVALAALLLAASGAGLLHWRAHATGTQPTLRVVTFNVLGGARTTPDELAGHLRSLNPDVLLLQESRFVQPDFRAAFLNALPGYAVAEAGEVMTLTRLPLLGSRSEALPGNRRELLVTRLEWRGEPLTVVNAHLGTVQVSSVLSGDLARVRRTRDARAGQVELLRSVAATMPGRMLLGGDLNTPPRGQVYRELRAAFGPDTHDLAGRGPGWTFPALHLRIDHLMARDLTPTRIQVLPWALSDHRPLLAEYRPEQTD; from the coding sequence ATGAAGTTCGCCTGGATGACGCTGCTGCTGGTGTGCCTGACCTGGGCGCTGGGGGAGTGGCCGGCCGAGCGGACGTTGCCCACGCTGCTGCTGGCGTACGCGCCGCCGCTGCTGTGGGTGCTGGCGACCCTGCCGGCCCTGGCGTGGGCGCTGTGGCGGCACCAGGGGCGGCGAGTGGCCCTAGCGGCCCTGCTGCTGGCTGCCTCGGGCGCGGGATTGCTGCACTGGCGGGCCCACGCAACGGGGACCCAGCCAACGCTGCGGGTCGTGACCTTCAACGTGCTGGGCGGCGCGCGCACCACGCCGGACGAACTGGCGGGCCACCTGCGGTCCCTGAACCCGGACGTACTGCTGCTTCAGGAGTCGCGGTTCGTGCAGCCGGACTTCCGGGCGGCGTTCCTGAATGCCCTGCCGGGGTACGCGGTCGCGGAGGCAGGTGAGGTCATGACCCTGACGCGCCTGCCGCTGCTGGGCAGCCGGTCGGAGGCGCTGCCGGGCAACCGCCGCGAACTGCTGGTCACGCGCCTGGAGTGGCGGGGCGAGCCGCTGACGGTCGTGAATGCGCACCTGGGGACCGTGCAGGTCAGTTCGGTCCTGAGCGGTGATCTGGCGCGGGTGCGGCGCACGCGGGACGCCCGCGCCGGGCAGGTGGAGCTGCTGCGGTCGGTCGCGGCCACGATGCCGGGGCGGATGCTGCTGGGCGGCGACCTGAACACCCCACCGCGCGGGCAGGTGTACCGCGAACTGCGGGCCGCGTTCGGGCCGGACACGCATGACCTCGCGGGGCGCGGGCCGGGCTGGACCTTTCCCGCGCTGCACCTGCGGATTGATCACCTGATGGCCCGGGACCTGACGCCCACACGGATTCAGGTGTTGCCCTGGGCGCTCAGTGACCATCGGCCCCTGCTGGCCGAGTACCGCCCAGAACAAACCGACTGA